One window from the genome of bacterium encodes:
- a CDS encoding TolC family protein, with protein MTQRSVVSIIGVVALGACLALGPQAGLAAQPGSPATSGLTLAQALQEALTRNPQVTAAQQAVAAAQQGIVVAQAGFAPTVSADGTGTYGSATGGTFASGSSSAPGNLSGTGSVSLTANLPLYDGGRTRAAVETARAALSSAEAALRQTTQDTALSVATAFFSVLQAEQLTTVQEALLAQAQAQLALSQAQVRAGVAAQSDVIQVQAQVAQAQVNLLQARSQIATSKAGLQGAIGMDAATPVEVQPPPPPPLAVTVSADAVMTSAEANRPEVAKAQAAVASNQAALDLAHVSAGPQVDVGVGATYTPFSTSPVLNNSTSYGVTATVSLPLYDAGKGKAEIAGAEATLLSAQAQLTAARLSVRQDAYQSYLAAVQDSAAVTATQVARDAADEALRVAEGRYRTGVGTIVEVITARATAAQADVNAVTAQYTYQTALATLQHAVGMPIQGSTLGGSQ; from the coding sequence ATGACCCAGCGATCCGTTGTATCGATCATAGGAGTCGTCGCGTTGGGCGCGTGCTTGGCGCTCGGCCCACAGGCTGGACTGGCCGCCCAGCCGGGTTCGCCTGCAACGTCGGGGCTCACGCTGGCGCAGGCCCTGCAGGAGGCCTTGACGCGCAACCCCCAGGTGACGGCGGCGCAGCAGGCGGTCGCGGCGGCCCAGCAGGGCATCGTGGTCGCCCAGGCAGGGTTTGCGCCCACGGTGTCGGCGGACGGCACGGGGACATACGGGAGCGCGACCGGGGGAACATTTGCGTCGGGGTCGTCGTCGGCTCCGGGGAATCTCAGCGGGACCGGGTCGGTCTCCCTCACCGCCAACCTGCCGCTGTACGACGGCGGCCGCACGCGGGCGGCCGTGGAGACCGCCCGCGCCGCGCTGTCCTCCGCCGAAGCCGCGCTGCGCCAGACGACGCAAGATACCGCGCTGTCGGTGGCCACGGCCTTCTTCAGCGTGTTGCAGGCGGAACAGCTCACCACGGTCCAGGAGGCGCTGCTCGCGCAGGCGCAGGCTCAACTCGCGCTCTCCCAGGCCCAGGTCCGGGCTGGGGTCGCCGCGCAGTCCGACGTGATCCAGGTGCAGGCGCAGGTGGCGCAGGCGCAGGTGAACCTCCTGCAGGCGCGCTCCCAGATCGCCACCTCGAAAGCCGGCCTCCAGGGGGCGATCGGCATGGACGCGGCCACGCCGGTCGAGGTGCAGCCCCCGCCGCCCCCGCCGCTGGCGGTGACGGTGTCGGCCGACGCGGTGATGACTTCGGCCGAGGCGAACCGCCCGGAGGTGGCCAAGGCGCAGGCGGCCGTCGCGTCCAATCAAGCCGCCCTGGATCTGGCGCACGTGTCCGCGGGTCCCCAGGTGGACGTCGGGGTAGGCGCAACCTACACGCCGTTCAGCACGAGCCCGGTGCTCAATAACTCGACGTCCTACGGCGTGACGGCCACCGTGAGCCTGCCGCTGTATGACGCGGGCAAAGGCAAGGCCGAAATCGCTGGGGCGGAGGCCACCCTGCTCAGCGCCCAGGCACAGCTCACCGCGGCCCGCCTGTCGGTCCGGCAGGACGCCTACCAATCGTATTTGGCCGCCGTGCAGGACAGCGCGGCAGTGACGGCCACGCAGGTGGCGCGGGACGCGGCCGATGAGGCGCTGCGCGTTGCCGAGGGCCGCTACCGCACAGGGGTCGGGACGATCGTCGAGGTGATCACGGCGCGGGCGACGGCGGCGCAGGCCGACGTCAATGCCGTCACCGCCCAGTATACGTACCAGACCGCGCTGGCGACCCTGCAGCACGCGGTGGGGATGCCGATTCAGGGCAGCACCCTAGGAGGCAGTCAATGA
- a CDS encoding HAMP domain-containing sensor histidine kinase has product MRSVRARLSAAFIGTALLTTVLTATFASYQARLIFRQYVERDQERGRGLSAAGGAAVSPEPASGPRRPFGPREILFESRFRNAIWGGTLVASGVGVLVALWLGSRIVKPVVILTQATRVIAGGGVPPLVPVTGRDELAELGHAFNRMASQLAEQETQRRRLFAGIAHELRTPLSVIQGTLEGMLDHVIEPTPERIAGLHSQAVLLKRLITDLRDLSLAQAGQLELHRRTTDVGGVVRETVEALAPLADERTIALRIEVPGPLPEIQADPDRLRQVVQNLVENALRHTPAGGEVRIGLRDGNGEGIHLVVSDTGSGIRAEDLAHIFDHFYRADESRTRTSGGTGMGLAIVKSLVEAHGGQVGVESAPGTGSVFTVTLPKHAQEGS; this is encoded by the coding sequence ATGCGTAGCGTGAGGGCGAGACTCAGCGCGGCGTTCATTGGAACGGCGCTGCTCACGACCGTGCTGACCGCCACCTTTGCCAGCTACCAGGCCCGGTTGATCTTCCGGCAGTACGTCGAGCGGGACCAGGAGCGCGGCCGCGGCCTCTCCGCGGCGGGAGGCGCGGCCGTGTCGCCGGAGCCCGCCTCGGGCCCACGGCGGCCATTCGGGCCGCGGGAGATCCTGTTCGAGAGCCGCTTCCGAAACGCGATCTGGGGCGGCACGCTCGTGGCCTCCGGGGTGGGCGTCCTGGTGGCGCTGTGGCTGGGCAGCCGCATCGTGAAGCCGGTGGTCATCTTGACGCAGGCGACCCGGGTCATCGCGGGGGGCGGGGTTCCGCCGCTCGTGCCGGTGACCGGCCGGGACGAGCTCGCGGAGTTGGGCCATGCGTTCAACCGGATGGCCTCTCAACTCGCCGAGCAGGAGACACAGCGCCGGCGCCTTTTCGCCGGGATCGCCCATGAGCTGCGCACGCCGCTCTCGGTGATTCAGGGGACGCTCGAAGGGATGCTGGACCATGTCATCGAGCCGACCCCCGAGCGGATCGCGGGTCTGCACAGCCAGGCGGTGCTGCTCAAACGCCTCATCACGGATCTGCGCGATCTATCGCTGGCCCAGGCGGGCCAGCTGGAGCTGCACCGCCGGACGACCGACGTCGGCGGGGTGGTGCGGGAAACCGTGGAAGCCCTCGCGCCGCTCGCCGACGAGCGGACCATCGCCCTGCGGATTGAGGTGCCGGGACCCCTGCCGGAGATCCAGGCCGACCCCGACCGCCTGCGGCAGGTGGTGCAGAACCTGGTGGAAAACGCGCTGCGCCATACCCCGGCGGGTGGGGAGGTGCGCATCGGGCTGCGGGACGGCAACGGGGAAGGAATTCACCTGGTGGTCTCCGACACCGGCAGCGGGATCCGCGCCGAGGACCTCGCGCATATCTTCGATCACTTCTATCGGGCGGATGAATCGCGCACCCGAACCAGTGGGGGTACCGGGATGGGTTTGGCGATCGTGAAGTCGCTCGTCGAAGCGCACGGCGGGCAGGTCGGAGTGGAGAGCGCGCCGGGGACCGGCAGCGTCTTCACGGTGACGCTCCCCAAACACGCTCAGGAGGGGTCATGA